The sequence CCCCCGACCAAGGAGTTCCCATGCGCCTCCGCCCCCTGCTCGCGGTGCTGACCACCGCGCTCGCCGGCGTCCTCGCCACCACCTCCGGCGCCGCCGCCGCCCCGGCCGGCCCCCAGCCCATCATCGGCGGCAGCACCGTCTCCTCCGCGCCGTGGGCCGCGGCGGTGTTCAGCAATGGCTCGTTCACCTGCTCCGGCAGCGTGATCTCGGCGCAGTGGGTGCTCACCGCCCGGCACTGCGTCAACGGCTCGATGTCCGTCCGGGTGGGCAGCGTCTACCGCTCCTCGGGCGGCGTCACCCGTACCGTCAGCGCCACCTACACCCGCTACGACCTCGCCCTGATGCGCCTGTCCAGCCCGGTCACCACGACCGCGGTGACGCTGGCCAGCAGCAACCCGCCGATCGGCTCGACCAACTCGATCTACGGCTGGGGCATGACCTGCTACAGCGGCTGCTCGGCCGCCAGCCAGCTCAAGACCGCCACCGTCCAGGTGACCAGCACCAGCGTCACCGACGCGTACGGCGGGCAGGCGATCCGGAGCACGGAGATCAGCGGCAACGCCTGGAAGGGCGACTCGGGCGGCCCGCAGTTCTACAACGGCCGGCAGGTCGGGGTCGCCTCCACCGCCGACGGGGTGAGCATCCAGAACTACGGCAGCGTCGCGTACAACCGGGCCTGGATCACCTCGGTTTCCGGTGTCTGACGGTTAGCGCCGTGGCGACGCGGATGGCCGGCCGAGCGCCCGCCGTCCGCGCCGCCTCGTTTTGCAGCATCCGATCAGGTGAACACGGCTCGCGAACGGCCCGGGCGCGGCCTGACAGCATCGGAACCGTGCTGGTCGTGACGACGGATCAACTGCCTGGCTACGAGATCCGCCAGATCCTCGGCGAAGTGGTCTCATCGATGGCCCGGACGCGCAACCCGTACCGCGAGGGGGTCAAGAACCTGCGCGGTGGCGCGTACGACCCGATGGCGCCCGACAACCTCACCCGGTGGCGGACCGACTCGGTGGCCCGGCTCGGCGAGGAGGCCCTCCGGCTCGGCGCGAACGCCGTGGTGGGGATGCGCTTCGACAGCCGCGACTGCGGCGAGATGTGGATGGAGATCTGCGCGTACGGCACGGCGGTGATCGTCGTACCCAAGGTGCCCGACGTCATGCCGAGCGACCAGCCGCTGGTCGCGGCCGAGACCGCCCAGGAGCCCGGCTTCACCGAGGCCCCCGGCGGCATCGCGGAGCCGGCGAGCGCGCCGAACCTCTCCTCCGCCGCCGACACCCCCACCCGCAACTCCTGACCCCGCCCGGCCCGCCCTGCCTGCCCGGCCCTGCCCGCGGTGATCAAGAAGTTTGCGTCGGATAGATCTCCGATTCAGACGCAAACTTCTTGATCACCGGGGGAAGGCGCGATCAGCGGACAAGGGCGCGGGGTGGCCCGGGTGGGTCAAAGGATGGGCGGCGGGGAGTAGGTGGCGGCCTCGGGGTGGGCCGTCACGACCGCGGTGATGCGCTTGGTGACCGCGTCGACCTGGGCCTGGGCGGCGCCGGTGAAGGTGGTGGGGTCGGCGACCAGGGCGTCGATCTCGGCGCGGGACAGGCCGAGGCGGCCGTCGGCGGCGAGACGGTCGTAGAGGTCGTTCTCGGCGGCGCCCTTCTCCCGCATGGCGAGCGCCACGGCGACCGCGTGCTCCTTGATCACCTCGTGGGCGACTTCGCGGCCGACGCCCCGGCGGACCGCCGCCACCAGGATCTTGGTGGTGGCCAGGAAGGGCAGGAACCGCTCCAGTTCCCGGTTGATCACCGCCGGGTACGCCCCGAACTCGTCCAGCACGGTGAGGAAGGTCTGGAAGAGCCCGTCGGCGGCGAAGAACGCGTCCGGCAGGGCGACCCGGCGGACCACCGAGCAGGAGACGTCCCCCTCGTTCCACTGGTCGCCGGCCAGCTCGCCGACCATCGACAGGTAGCCCCGGATGATCACGGCGAAGCCGTTCACCCGCTCCGACGAGCGGGTGTTCATCTTGTGCGGCATCGCACTGGAGCCCACCTGGCCGGGCTTGAAGCCCTCGGTGACCAGCTCCTGGCCGACCATCAGCCGGATCGTGGTGGCCAGCGAGGACGGCGCGGCGGCGACCTGGGAGAGCGCCGCGAGCACCGCCACGTCGATCGAGCGCGGGTAGACCTGCCCGACGCTGTCCAGCACCCGGTTGAACCCGAGGTGCCCGGCCACGCGGCGCTCCAGCTCGGCCACCTTCTCCGCGTCACCGTCGAAGAGGTCGAGCTGGTCGGCGGCGGTGCCGACCGGACCCTTGATCCCGCGCAACGGGTACCAGTTGATCAGGTCTTCCAGCCGCTCGTACGCGATCAGCAACTCCTCGGCGGCCGACGCGAAGCGCTTGCCCAGCGTGGTGGCCTGCGCGGCGACGTTGTGCGAGCGCCCGGTCATCACCAGTCCGGAGTGCTCGTGGGCGAGCCAGGCCAGCCGGGCCAGGGCGGCGACGACCCGGTCCCGGATCAGCTCCAGCGAGCGGCGCACCTGGAGCTGCTCGACGTTCTCGGTGAGGTCCCGGGAGGTCATCCCCTTGTGCACGTGCTCGTGCCCGGCGAGCGCGCTGAACTCCTCGATCCGGGCCTTCACGTCGTGCCGGGTGACCCGCTCCCGCTCGGCGATCGAGGCCAGGTCGACGTCGTCGACCACCCGCTCGTACGCCTCGACCACCCCGTCCGGCACGGCCACGCCGAGGTCACGCTGGGCCTTCAGTACGGCGAGCCAGAGCCGCCGTTCCAGCCGTACCTTCTCCTCCGGTGACCAGAGGGCGACCAGCTCGGGTGAGGCGTACCGGTTGGCGAGCACGTTCGGGATCGTCGTCACGTGCCTCATTCTCTCGCATCCGGATGCGCTGGCCACGCCGGGCGGGTGGTCAGGCCCACTTCGCCGGACGGCGGTAGGAGAAATTCCTGTCCCCTGATCCGCGACGGTGACCGGCATCTGCGAGTTCCGCAGGGCCGTTTCATTGATCGAGAAGGACGGCCGTTCGCACGCGAGTCGGGCACCGGCCCTCGGCCAATCCGCCCAGCTCACTGCGGTCTCGTCAGCCCTCGTCAGGCAGGGCGGGCAGCCGATAGCGCAACTCGTGCAGATGACCTCCCTTGATGAGGACGGATGCCTCGACAGGACGGTCTCCATCCGAATAAATCGCCCGTAGCTGACGCAATACCGGGACGTAGGGAGGCAGGGCCAAGGCCTCGACCTCCTCAGCGGTGGGCATCCGCGCCGACACGCGATCGAGCAGGCT comes from Micromonospora purpureochromogenes and encodes:
- a CDS encoding S1 family peptidase — encoded protein: MRLRPLLAVLTTALAGVLATTSGAAAAPAGPQPIIGGSTVSSAPWAAAVFSNGSFTCSGSVISAQWVLTARHCVNGSMSVRVGSVYRSSGGVTRTVSATYTRYDLALMRLSSPVTTTAVTLASSNPPIGSTNSIYGWGMTCYSGCSAASQLKTATVQVTSTSVTDAYGGQAIRSTEISGNAWKGDSGGPQFYNGRQVGVASTADGVSIQNYGSVAYNRAWITSVSGV
- a CDS encoding YbjQ family protein; this encodes MAGRAPAVRAASFCSIRSGEHGSRTARARPDSIGTVLVVTTDQLPGYEIRQILGEVVSSMARTRNPYREGVKNLRGGAYDPMAPDNLTRWRTDSVARLGEEALRLGANAVVGMRFDSRDCGEMWMEICAYGTAVIVVPKVPDVMPSDQPLVAAETAQEPGFTEAPGGIAEPASAPNLSSAADTPTRNS
- the purB gene encoding adenylosuccinate lyase; translation: MTTIPNVLANRYASPELVALWSPEEKVRLERRLWLAVLKAQRDLGVAVPDGVVEAYERVVDDVDLASIAERERVTRHDVKARIEEFSALAGHEHVHKGMTSRDLTENVEQLQVRRSLELIRDRVVAALARLAWLAHEHSGLVMTGRSHNVAAQATTLGKRFASAAEELLIAYERLEDLINWYPLRGIKGPVGTAADQLDLFDGDAEKVAELERRVAGHLGFNRVLDSVGQVYPRSIDVAVLAALSQVAAAPSSLATTIRLMVGQELVTEGFKPGQVGSSAMPHKMNTRSSERVNGFAVIIRGYLSMVGELAGDQWNEGDVSCSVVRRVALPDAFFAADGLFQTFLTVLDEFGAYPAVINRELERFLPFLATTKILVAAVRRGVGREVAHEVIKEHAVAVALAMREKGAAENDLYDRLAADGRLGLSRAEIDALVADPTTFTGAAQAQVDAVTKRITAVVTAHPEAATYSPPPIL